The DNA sequence caacacagtcctaacaccagtcacaacacagtcctaacatcagtcacaacacagtcctaacatcagtctcaacacagtcctaacaccagtcacaacacagtcctaacatcagtcacaacacagtcctaacatcagtctcaacacagtcctaacatcagtctcaacacagtcctaatatcagtcacaacacagttctaacatcagtcacaacacagtcctaacatcagtcacaacacagtcctaacatcagtcacaacacagtcctaacatcagacctaacaccagtcacaacacagtcctaacaccagtcacaacacagtcctaacatcagtctcaacacagtcctaacatcagtctcaacacagtcctaacatcagtcacaacacagtcataacatcagtctcaacacagtcctaacatcagtctcaacacagtcctaacatcagtcacaacacagtcctaacaccagtcacaacacagtcctaacatcagtcacaacacagtcctaacatcagtctcaacacagtcctaacatcagtctcaacacagttctaacatcagtcacaacacagtcctaacatcagtcctaacatcagtcacaacacagtcctaacatcagtcacaacacagtcctaacatcagacctaacaccagtcacaacacagtcctaacaccagtcacaacacagtcctaacatcagtctcaacacagtcctaacatcagtctcaacacagtcctaacatcagtcacaacacagtcctaacatcagtctcaacacagtcctaacatcagtctcaacacagtcctaacatcagtcacaacacagtcctaacaccagtcacaacacagtcctaacatcagtcacaacacagtcctaacatcagtcacaacacagtcctaacaccagtcacaacacagtcctaacaccagtcacaacacagtcctaacatcagtcacaacacagtcctaacatcagtctcagcacagtcctaacatcagacctaacatcagtcacaacacagtcctaacatcagtcacaacacagtcctaacatcagtctcaacacagtcctaacatcagacctaacatcagtcacaacacagtcctaacatcagtcacaacacagtcctaacatcagacctaacatcagtcacaacacagtcctaacatcagtcacaacacagtcctaacatcagtctcaacacagtcctaacatcagacctaacatcagtctcaacacagttctaacatcagtctcaacacagtcctaacatcagtctcaacacagtcctaacatcagacctaacatcagtcacaacacagtcctaacatcagtcacaacacagtcctaacatcagacctaacatcagtcacaacacagtcctaacatcagtctcaacacagtcctaacatcagacctaacatcagtcacaacacagtcctaacatcagtcacaacacagtcctaacatcagtctcaacacagtcctaacatcagacctaacatcagtcacaacacagtcctaacatcagtcacaacacagtcctaacatcagtctcaacacagtcctaacatcagacctaacatcagtcacaacacagtcctaacatcagtctcaacacagtcctaacatcagacctaacatcagtcacaacacagtcctaacatcagtcacaacacagtcctaacatcagtctcaacacagtcctaacatcagacctaacatcagtcacaacacagtcctaacatcagtctcaacacagtcctaacatcagtcacaacacagtcctaacatcagtctcaacacagtcctaacatcagacctaacatcagtcacaacacagtcctaacatcagtcacaacacagtcctaacatcagtctcaacacagtcctaacatcagacctaacatcagtcacaacacagtcctaacatcagtctcaacacagtcctaacatcagacctaacatcagtcacaacacagtcctaacatcagtcacaacacagtcctaacatcagtctcaacacagtcctaacatcagacctaacatcagtcacaacacagtcctaacatcagtctcaacacagtcctaacatcagacctaacatcagtcacaacacagtcctaacatcagacctaacatcagtctcaacacagtcctaacatcagtcacaacacagtcctaacatcagacctaacatcagtctcaacacagttctaacatcagtctcaacacagttctaacatcagtctcaacacagtcctaacatcagtcacaacacagtcctaacatcagacctaacatcagtctcaacacagttctaacatcagtcacaacacagttataacatcagtctcaacacagtcctaacatcagtcacaacacagtcctaacatcagacctaacatcagtcacaacacagttctaacatcagtctcaacacagtcctaacatcagtcacaacacagttctaacatcagtcacaacacagttctaacatcagtctcaacacagtcctaacatcagtcacaacacagtcctaacatcagtctcaacacagtcctaacatcagtcacaacacagtcctaacatcagtctcaacacagtcctaacatcagacctaacatcagtcacaacacagtcctaacatcagtcacaacacagtcctaacatcagtctcaacacagtcctaacatcagacctaacatcagtcacaacacagtcctaacatcagtcacaacacagttctaacatcagtctcaacacagtcctaacatcagtctcaacacagtcctaacatcagtcacaacacagtcctaacatcagtctcaacacagtcctaacatcagtcacaacacagtcctaacatcagtctcaacacaatCCTAACATCAGACCTAACATCAGTCTCatcacagtcctaacatcagtctcaacacagtcctaacatcagtctcaacacagtcctatcagtcacaacacagtcctaacatcagtctcaacacagtcctaacaccagtcacaacacagtcctaacatcagtcacaacacagtcctaatatcagtctcaacacagacctaacaccagtctcaacacagtcctaacatcagtcacaacacagtcctaacatcagtctcaacacagtcctatcagtcacaacacagtcctaacatcagtcacaacacagtcctaacatcagtcacaacacagtcctaatatcagtctcaacacagtcctaacatcagtctcaacacagtcctaacatcagtcacaacacagtcctaataTCAGTCCTAACATCAAAGTCACAAGATACGAGGCTTTTCACACATTTATGGAATGCACATCAGGGTCAATGAAATGTAAAAGTaagcatgtggacacctgctcgtcaaacatctcattccaaaatcatgggcattaatatggagttggtcccccctttgctgctatggctgaaatagccgaatccactaatttaaaggggtgtccatatacttttggctGTGTAGTGTATCACACATCTCCaacctatcacacacacacacacacatccagtagTTAGTTACCTGTGGGTTCGTTCTCCTGCACTTCAAACACACTGAGTTCCTCCTCACAGATTGGAGCGTTATCATTCACATCGTCCACCACCACCTGCACCTCCAGGGGAGGGTCTACCTGGTTACCATAGCTATCCTCAGCGAACACCACCAGGAtgtactggaacacacacacacacacacacacaatgacatttATTTTTATGTGAACTATCCAGTGATGGACAGTACTCCATTAAATAATGATGCTTGGGACCAGAGTGTTAGATAGTGATTGTGATGAGGAGGACTAGCTGGTTACCATGGCCTTGTCCTCTCTGTCCAGCTCCTCAGTCAGCAGAATGTCTCCTTCCTCTGTGACATTGAAGGGGAACGTCAGCTCCCGCTCTTTCTGTACCAGCCTGTAGAAGGCACTGGGATCATTAGACTGGACCTGCAGGGAGACatcggacggacggacagacggacagacggacagacggacagacggacagacagacagctttaGACATGTACTGTATCTTAACTGCTTTATATGTAACATTTTCCTTTAATCATGCAGTGATGTCAATAGGAGATCAAATTTAAGGTATGCATGCTGATTATGTGTTTTCTAGAGAGTCTCTTTAGGTCCTTAGTGTTTTCTAAACAGTCTCTTTAGGTCCTTAGTGTTTTCTAAACAGTCTCTTTAGGTCCTTAGTGTTTTCTAAACAGTCTCTTTAGGTCCTTAGTATTTTCTAAACAGTCTCTTTAGGTCCTTAGTGTTTTCTAAACCGTTTCCTTAGTTAGGTACTGGGGCACCTATAGTGATTGTGTGAGTGTGATTTCCACCCCTGCCGTACCTTGCCGATGTGCATGGGGTATATCCCTTTCAACTGTTCTCTGAGGTTGATCGGTCCAGGATTGACCCACAGGTTCTCCTGCACGACAATTTTAACCCTCGCGTTACCGTTGAGAGCGTTCACCGACTCCCCGCCCATGTCCTCCACACGAACAATCAGCGTGAAGTCTGGGTCTTCCAGAGGGTTCAGCCTCCGAGACTCTACAACCACAGAGGAAGAAACAGGACCATTCACAGTCAATACACAGGCACCACCGAAGAAGACAGGCCCAAATGATGCCCTATTTCCCATATGGCACACTGTGTTTGACTGTCGCCCTGTATGTCTATGGATGAACTGGCCAAACGTAgggccctggacaaaagtagtgtactagtagTAGTGTACTATGTGGGAATATCTGAGCGTGACCTTGGGGCTCTCTGTGTGATAACACAggggtcagaggtgagaggtcaggcTGCTCTGGCCAGTGGCCACAGCTGAACTCAACAACATTATGTAGAGGAGGTTCTGTTCAGCAGCCTCTCAATCACACCATTAACCTCTTAATCAGCCTTAATCACTAGAATTAATCTATCTATCCCTCGCTCTCTAtgcctctgtctctatccctctcactctctctatccttctcgctctctctatccctatctctctctttacccacccccccccccccccccccctctctctgcctgacATGTTTCCAAGTGTCTGCATGTGCTCTGCTCTATTTGCTTCCTCTCTGAAATGccctcctctttttctctttaTCCGCCCCCCTTGTGGTCTGCTATGAGCTCAATCATCTATCTATTTGGACCATCTTGGTCAGGCTTACCTGACAATAGTGATTTTATGGTTTCATCTTAAACTACAAGTAAATATAGTGAAGTACACACAGACCTGCTCTCTGCACACAGCTGTAGAAGGGGTTGAGTTCATAAGGGATGTCCTTTGTGGGGGTGCAGTAGTCATCAAACCTCTTCTTCAGAGAATCACTGAAGTCCCCTCCTCTGGAATGAATAACACTTTCTCTGGCCTTCAGCAGACGCTCTCCTTcaggaacatacacacacacacacacacacacacacacacacacacacacacacacacacacacacacacacacacacacacacacacacacagctgtaatcAGTAATATAATCACGTGGTACACGTGGTCAATCTGACACCAAGCATGTGTTAATCTGGAGCACGAGAGTTGTGTTGTGGTAATCTGGGCTGGTGTGAGATTAAAGGATGCAGAACTCACAGATTAGCACTCATACAGGATGAGATTAGAGACCACAACATCTGGGATGATCTATGTGTGTGCACTTTGGGGCTCtccgggagtgtgtgtgtgtgtgcgcctgtgtgcatgcgtttgtgtgtgtgtgtgtgtgtgtgtgtgtgtgttaccctcGGCAGTAGTAGAAATCTCTCCTGTGTTGCTGTTGATCTGGAAGAACAGGGTGTTGTCTCTGTTGGGGATCTGGGAGACCAGGGTGTAACTCAGATGGGCGTTGGGAGACTCTGGGTCGTCCAGGTCAGTAGCAAACACACGCGCAAATGGAacacctgcaacacacacacacataatgaacacacacacagacagacaaacagacggatagacagacagtcagtcagacagacagacctgcgGGGGTACGTTCCTTGACGATGCCGATGTAGTCTGTCTGGTTGAAGGAGGGGGCGTGGTTGTTGACATCCAACACGTTGATGGTGATGCTGACTGGACCTTCTACTGGTTCTGAACCCACTAAGGCCTCcagctacaacaacaacaacaacaacaacatgaagctgggatgtgtgtgtgggtctaTACTAAATGTcttggtgtatgtgtgtgcatgcagatACTTGTCAGATCTGTGAATCGacaatgtgtgtatgtctgtgtgtctgtacctaccagctctcacagtctcacgtcagaattagacgttcatccatgtttctcaaacgtcacattttaaagttgttccaaatgtcaaatttggaagtgtttaaggttaaatGTAGGTATTAAGTCAGaattgttaaggttagggttaagcttaggcattaactccaaattcttaaggttagacattaactctgaattgttaaggtaagggttaagatttgggataggcttaataaaaaaaaaatctgaaacaactttctattgctggatttgaacatgcaacctttggaatgatgatgcaatctctattgcactccacactgtcctttcccacctattgcactccacactgtcctttcccagcgttcaacaccatagtaccctcaaagctcatcactaagctaaggatcctgggactaaacacctccctctgcaactggatcctggacttcctgacgggccgccccccaggtggtgagggtaggtagcaacacatctgccacgttgatcctcaacactggagctccccaggggtgtgtgctcagtcccctcctgtactccctgttcacccacgactgcatggccaggcacgactccaacaccatcattaagtttgcagatgacacaacagtggtaggcctgatcaccgacaacgacgaggcagcctatagggaggaggtcagagacctggccgggtggtgccagaataacaacctatccctcaacataaccaagactaaggagaggattgtggactacaggaaaaggagaaccgagcacgccccccttctcatcgacggggctgtagtggagcaggttgagagcttcaaattccttggtgtccacatcaacaacaaactagaatggtccaaacacaccaagacagtcgtgaagagggcacgacaaagcctattccccctcaggaaactaaaaagatttggcataggtcctgagatcctcaaaaggttctacagctgcaacatcgagagcatcctgaccggttgcatcactgcctggtacggcaattgctcggcctctgaccgcaaggcacttcagagggtagtgcgaacagcccagtacatcactgaggcaaagctgcctgccatccaggacctctacaccaggcggtgtcagaggaaggccctaaaaattgtcaaagaccccagccaccccagtcatagactgttctctctactaccgcatggcaagcggtaccggagtgccaagtctaggacaaaaaggcttctcaacagtttttacccccaaaccataagactcctgaacaggtaaccaaatggttgcccggactatttgcattgtgtgcccccccaacccctcttttactctgctgctactctctgtttattttatatgcatagtcattttaactatacattcatgtacatactacctcaattggccggaccaaccagtgctcccgcacattgaccaAGAGGAGaactgcattgtgtcccaccaccagCCAACCcttctttttacgctactgctactctctgttcatcatatatgcatagtcactttaaccatacctacatgtacatactacctcaataagcctgactaaccggtgtctgaatatagccttgctactgttattttcaaatgtctttttactgttgttttatttctttacttacacacacacacatacctttttttcgcactattggttacagcctgtaagtaagcatttcactgtaaggtctatctacacctgttgtattcggcgcacgtgacaaataaactttgatctgatttgatttgatttgaatcagaggcagatgcttatgcccatccaccatccccgtccacaatgccaaaacctacttgaaggtaacatcactcactgttgcccctagtgggcagtttccacatcatctcctgTCTATCCACATCTATGACATGGATGGACATCAAATACTAACTTGTATCACGTGTATGTTAACTACTatagtgtttgtctgtgtgtgtttaaaaCCTCTTCAGGATCGGACCCATTTTTttaattttcacctaaaatgacatacccaaatctatctgcctgtaactcaggccctgaagcaaggatatgcatattcttgataccatttgaatggaaacactttgaagtttgtagaatataacacaatagatccggtaaaagataatacaaagaaaaaaacaaccgttcttttgtatttttttttaccatcacctttgaaatgcaagagaaaggccatcatgTTTTATTccagctgcaatttagattttggccactagatgacagaagtgtatgtgcaaagttttagactgatccaatgagccattgcatttctgttcaacattttgtatcaagactgcccaaatgtgcctaattggtttattaataacttttcatgttcaaaactgtgcactctcaaacaatagtatggtattatttcactgtaatagctactgtaaattggacagtgcagttagtttaacaaaaatgtaagctttctgccaatatcagatatgtctatgtcctgggaaatgttcttgttacttacaacctcatgctaatcgcattagcctacgttagctcaacagTCCCACaagggacccaccgatcctgaagaagtttttaacttctacagtgtgtgtctgtgagtgttaacttctacagtgtgtgtgtgtgaacttctacagcgtgtgtctgtgagtgtgaacttctacagtgtgtgtctgtgaactTCTacagcgtgtgtctgtgtgtgtgaacttctacagtgtgtgtgtgtgaacttctacagtgtgtgtctgtgtgtgtgaacttctacagtgtgtgtgtgttaacttctacagtgtgtgtgaacttctacagtgtgtgtgtgtgaacttctacagcgtgtgtctgtgtgtgttaacttctacagtgtgtgttaacttctacagtgtgtgtgtgtgaacttctacagcgtgtgtctgtgtgtgttaacttctacagtgtgtgtctgtgagtgtgaacttctacagtgtgtgtgtgtgaacttctacagtgtgtgtctgtgtgtgttaacttctacagtgtgtgttaacttctacagtgtgtgtgtgtgtgtgtgaacttctacagcgtgtgtctgtgtgtgttaacttctacagtgtgtgtgtgtgaacttctacagtgtgtgtctgtgagtgtgaacttctacagtgtgtgtgtgtgtgaacttctacagtgtgtgtctgtgagtgtgaacttctacagtgtgtgtgtgtgaacttctacagtgtgtgtctgtgtgtgttaacttctacagtgtgtgttaacttctacagtgtgtgtgtgtgtgaacttctacagcgtgtgtctgtgtgtgttaacttctacagtgtgtgttaacttctacagtgtgtgtgtgtgtgtgtgaacttctacagcgtgtgtctgtgtgtgttaacttctacagtgtgtgtctgtgtgtgtgaacttctgcagtgtgtgtgtgtgaacttctacagtgtgtgtctgtgtgtgttaacttctacagtgtgtgttaacttctacagtgtgtgtgtgtgaacttctacagcgtgtgtctgtgtgtgttaacttctacagtgtgtgtctgtgagtgttaacttctacagtgtgtgttaacttctacagtgtgtgtgtgtgaacttctacagcgtgtgtctgtgtgtgttaacttctacagtgtgtatctgtgtgtgttaacttctacagtgtgtgtgtgtgaacttctacagtgtgtgtctgtgtgtgttaacttctacagtgtgtgttaacttctacagtgtgtgtgtgtgtgtgaacttctacagcgtgtgtctgtgtgtgttaacttctacagtgtgtgtgtgtgaacttctacagtgtgtgttaacttctacagtgtgtgtctgtgagttaacttctacagtgtgtgttaaattctacagtgtgtgtgtgtgtgtgaacttctacagcgtgtgtctgtgtgtgttaacttctacagtgtgtgtctgtgtgtgttaacttctacagtgtgtgttaacttctacagtgtgtgtgtgtgtgaacttctacagcgtgtgtctgtgtgtgttaacttctacagtgtgtgtgtgtgaacttctacagtgtgtgtctgtgtgtgttaacttctacagtgtgtgtc is a window from the Salvelinus namaycush isolate Seneca unplaced genomic scaffold, SaNama_1.0 Scaffold2442, whole genome shotgun sequence genome containing:
- the LOC120038952 gene encoding cadherin-17-like, whose translation is MAHPTMHLLLLSLLIATAAGKGLEKGPLENKFLDVPEGTPVPYALYQFQASHLEVDGFRLTGETEGKISISEDGWLYLEQTLDWAHTQTHTLELEALVGSEPVEGPVSITINVLDVNNHAPSFNQTDYIGIVKERTPAGVPFARVFATDLDDPESPNAHLSYTLVSQIPNRDNTLFFQINSNTGEISTTAEGERLLKARESVIHSRGGDFSDSLKKRFDDYCTPTKDIPYELNPFYSCVQRAESRRLNPLEDPDFTLIVRVEDMGGESVNALNGNARVKIVVQENLWVNPGPINLREQLKGIYPMHIGKVQSNDPSAFYRLVQKERELTFPFNVTEEGDILLTEELDREDKAMYILVVFAEDSYGNQVDPPLEVQVVVDDVNDNAPICEEELSVFEVQENEPTGN